The Vespula vulgaris chromosome 4, iyVesVulg1.1, whole genome shotgun sequence genome has a segment encoding these proteins:
- the LOC127063478 gene encoding uncharacterized protein MAL8P1.12-like isoform X2 — protein MQTEVPTLPVVHLNVHENVDRKQNSITNNIEENKSYSLCRSTCPSSNKKCLHPLLGESYKTSMRVCSTTISAKPANKNTLAQRVVSAKMLRIKQLQNQLADAHYHLNELANENRLLRALQKRQDSALRRYEGTTAELPKIINSHHEELRILQIKHKKLKALHKNTSDLLKEKENELYSLQTQNKHLLQLSKDRNLVEREKLQMQVSELNNEITRQQGNIQLLERKLALESKSLKHQLFVEISKHKQTQKNLQEALEKVKELEHLIGNKTRKQLLIDKKNAIFVTQSLTNLRNVSTAISTTNKYKKYNNGQNDNLPTLITSQLNNDMINNTISNTNASQQTDLSCPGTMASSRETHKLYFQKMSQANQMESGDKCTTDENLYEVSKEKHEQFDNFSDYSNSEHENDEYKNRNYHLMSIVKNSQDLHTRMINSTDHDLTSYITDSKENEPNAQFFSKQILCNENFQKQAKIVNPQDCDYQYKFKIDQEELTEDGFSVKFKNDKFDKTYSDSCSEDFSTNDMTNDMDLKISRSKQRTDNSEVDLPQNESIYEYQSDSHKNEENPSMQNIVDDLQYNLSHMHVQDEKNHLINDHENLIDLKLDTQHTYDENETTSMSLLKDESQGIKKYSTVNFELDQEIKHSEIDKDYPLIYDNISYSIDKVKDELQQNNYDDQHTSTNSIMESQRTISNGIKMEFTQEQNNDVNTALQMDKKKKSLTNNHTANNSEISAKDLKKQEKFLSTGCSKINKIFGGGIPCQGITQIYGAAGTGKTQLALQLCLTVQLPLNAGGLAAGAIYISTEAAFPAKRLHELVQNLDVIQDYDNINGDIIFVEHIATIEDLESSLLHRVPILLNRQKIRLLIIDSIAAPYRVEEWNNESRNRSKSLRTVGQQLHKLCKNNGIFIVCINQVSAVLENKNKYCDIKEQPALGITWSSMITNSIYFYRKNSIRYASTFLSPYLPCRTIPFEINMSGVKGIE, from the exons ATGCAAACTGAAGTGCCCACATTGCCTGTAGTGCACCTGAATGTTCATGAAAATGTGGATAG AAAGCAAAATAGCATCACAAATaacatagaagaaaataaaagctaTTCACTATGTAGAAGTACATGTCCATCatcaaacaaaaaatgtttgcATCCTTTGCTTG GAGAATCATATAAAACCAGCATGCGAGTCTGTTCTACTACAATATCAGCAAAACctgcaaataaaaatactcttgCTCAAAGAGTTGTATCTGCAAAAATGCTTCGTATTAAACAATTGCAAAACCAACTTGCTGATGCACATTATCAtctaaat GAATTGGCTAATGAAAACAGGTTGTTGAGAGCATTGCAGAAAAGACAAGATTCTGCATTAAGGCGTTATGAGGGAACTACTGCTGAACTaccaaaaattattaattctcaTCATGAAGAATTAAGAATACTCCAAATTAAACATAAGAAGTTAAAAGCCTTACATAAGAATACCTCTgatttattgaaagaaaaagaaaatgagttGTATTCCTTGCAG ACTCAAAATAAGCATTTGCTGCAACTCAGTAAAGATCGAAATttagtagaaagagaaaaattacaaatgcaAGTTTCTGAATTAAACAACGAAATAACGCGGCAACAAGGAAATATACag ttgttagaaagaaaattagccTTGGAAAGTAAAAGTTTGAAACATCAACTATTTGTAGAGATATCTAAACACAAACAAACACAGAAGAACTTACAAGAAGCACTTGAAAAGGTGAAAGAATTAGAACATTTAATAggtaataaaacaagaaaacaattactaattgataagaaaaatgcgATTTTTGTAACTCAATCACTTACAAATTTGAGGAATGTaag TACTGCCATAAGTACGAccaacaaatataaaaaatacaataatggACAAAATGATAACTTG CCCACACTTATTACATctcaattaaataatgatatgaTCAATAACACTATTAGCAATACAAATGCAAGTCAACAAACAGATTTGTCTTGTCCAGGAACAATGGCAAGTTCAAGAGAAactcataaattatattttcaaaaaatgtcACAAG CAAATCAGATGGAATCTGGGGATAAGTGCACAAcagatgaaaatttatatgaagTATCTAAAGAAAAGCATGAACAATTTGACAATTTTTCTGATTATTCTAATAGTGAACATGAGaacgatgaatataaaaatagaaattatcatTTGATGAGCATAGTAAAAAATTCTCAGGATTTACACACACG GATGATCAATAGTACAGATCATGATCTCACTTCTTACATAACAGATTCTAAAGAGAATGAACCCAAtgcacaatttttttctaaacaaatattatgtaatgaaaattttcaaaagcaGGCTAAAATTGTAAATCCGCAAGATTGTgattatcaatataaatttaaaatagatcAAGAAGAACTTACTGAAGATGGCTTCTCTGTTAAAttcaaaaatgataaatttgataaaacatATTCTGATTCTTGTTCAGAAGATTTTAGTACTAATGACATGACAAATGACatggatttaaaaatttcgagaAGTAAACAAAGAACTGATAATTCGGAAGTTGATTTGCCACAAAATGAAAGTATTTATGAGTATCAAAGTGATTcacataaaaatgaagaaaatccTTCCATGCAAAATATAGTGGATGATCTTCAATATAATCTAAGTCATATGCATGTTcaggatgaaaaaaatcatttgattAATGATCATGAAAActtaattgatttaaaattgGACACCCAGCATACTtatgatgaaaatgaaacaacTTCCATGTCTTTGCTAAAAGATGAATCTcaaggtataaaaaaatattcaacagTTAATTTCGAGCTTGatcaagaaataaaacattcaGAAATTGATAAAGATTATCCATTAATATATGACAATATTAGTTATTCTATTGATAAGGTAAAAGATGAActacaacaaaataattatgatgatCAACATACATCAACAAATTCTATAATGGAGAGTCAAAGAACAATATCTAATGGAATCAAAATGGAGTTTACTCaagaacaaaataatgatGTTAATACTGCATTACAAatggataagaaaaagaagtcatTAACTAATAATCATACAGCTAATAATTCTG AGATAAGTGCAAAGGATTTaaagaagcaagaaaaatTTCTGTCAACTGGATGCtccaaaataaataaaattttcggTGGTGGCATTCCTTGCCAAGGTATTACACAAATTTATGGTGCAGCTGGCACTGGAAAAACCCAATTAGCTCTTCAACTGTGTCTTACTGTACAATTACCTTTAAATGCAGGTGGTCTTGCTGCTG GtgcaatatatatttctactgAAGCTGCTTTTCCAGCAAAACGATTACACGAATTAGTTCAGAATTTAGATGTCATTCAGGACTATGATAACATAAATGGTGATATCATATTTGTGGAACACATTGCAActatt GAAGACTTAGAGTCATCTTTGCTTCATAGAGTgccaatattattaaatagacAAAAAATACGTCTACTAATTATTGATTCTATAGCTGCACCATATAGAGTGGAAGAATGGAATAATGAATCAAGAAACAGATCTAAAAGTCTAAGAACTGTGGGACAACAGCTacataaattatgtaaaaataatggtATTTTTATAGTTTGTATCAATCAG GTATCAGCAGttttagaaaataagaacAAGTATTGTGACATTAAAGAACAACCCGCTTTAGGAATTACATGGTCAAGCATGATAActaattctatatatttttatagaaaaaactCTATTCGTTATGCTTCTACTTTTTTGTCACCTTATTTGCCATGTAGAACCATACCATTTGAGATAAATATGTCTGGAGTTAAAGGAAtagaataa
- the LOC127063478 gene encoding uncharacterized protein MAL8P1.12-like isoform X1 — protein sequence MQTEVPTLPVVHLNVHENVDRKQNSITNNIEENKSYSLCRSTCPSSNKKCLHPLLGESYKTSMRVCSTTISAKPANKNTLAQRVVSAKMLRIKQLQNQLADAHYHLNELANENRLLRALQKRQDSALRRYEGTTAELPKIINSHHEELRILQIKHKKLKALHKNTSDLLKEKENELYSLQTQNKHLLQLSKDRNLVEREKLQMQVSELNNEITRQQGNIQLLERKLALESKSLKHQLFVEISKHKQTQKNLQEALEKVKELEHLIGNKTRKQLLIDKKNAIFVTQSLTNLRNVSTAISTTNKYKKYNNGQNDNLPTLITSQLNNDMINNTISNTNASQQTDLSCPGTMASSRETHKLYFQKMSQGMLSSLFDNLTPKFKDSKSKLNKNIQIESHNENDIANQMESGDKCTTDENLYEVSKEKHEQFDNFSDYSNSEHENDEYKNRNYHLMSIVKNSQDLHTRMINSTDHDLTSYITDSKENEPNAQFFSKQILCNENFQKQAKIVNPQDCDYQYKFKIDQEELTEDGFSVKFKNDKFDKTYSDSCSEDFSTNDMTNDMDLKISRSKQRTDNSEVDLPQNESIYEYQSDSHKNEENPSMQNIVDDLQYNLSHMHVQDEKNHLINDHENLIDLKLDTQHTYDENETTSMSLLKDESQGIKKYSTVNFELDQEIKHSEIDKDYPLIYDNISYSIDKVKDELQQNNYDDQHTSTNSIMESQRTISNGIKMEFTQEQNNDVNTALQMDKKKKSLTNNHTANNSEISAKDLKKQEKFLSTGCSKINKIFGGGIPCQGITQIYGAAGTGKTQLALQLCLTVQLPLNAGGLAAGAIYISTEAAFPAKRLHELVQNLDVIQDYDNINGDIIFVEHIATIEDLESSLLHRVPILLNRQKIRLLIIDSIAAPYRVEEWNNESRNRSKSLRTVGQQLHKLCKNNGIFIVCINQVSAVLENKNKYCDIKEQPALGITWSSMITNSIYFYRKNSIRYASTFLSPYLPCRTIPFEINMSGVKGIE from the exons ATGCAAACTGAAGTGCCCACATTGCCTGTAGTGCACCTGAATGTTCATGAAAATGTGGATAG AAAGCAAAATAGCATCACAAATaacatagaagaaaataaaagctaTTCACTATGTAGAAGTACATGTCCATCatcaaacaaaaaatgtttgcATCCTTTGCTTG GAGAATCATATAAAACCAGCATGCGAGTCTGTTCTACTACAATATCAGCAAAACctgcaaataaaaatactcttgCTCAAAGAGTTGTATCTGCAAAAATGCTTCGTATTAAACAATTGCAAAACCAACTTGCTGATGCACATTATCAtctaaat GAATTGGCTAATGAAAACAGGTTGTTGAGAGCATTGCAGAAAAGACAAGATTCTGCATTAAGGCGTTATGAGGGAACTACTGCTGAACTaccaaaaattattaattctcaTCATGAAGAATTAAGAATACTCCAAATTAAACATAAGAAGTTAAAAGCCTTACATAAGAATACCTCTgatttattgaaagaaaaagaaaatgagttGTATTCCTTGCAG ACTCAAAATAAGCATTTGCTGCAACTCAGTAAAGATCGAAATttagtagaaagagaaaaattacaaatgcaAGTTTCTGAATTAAACAACGAAATAACGCGGCAACAAGGAAATATACag ttgttagaaagaaaattagccTTGGAAAGTAAAAGTTTGAAACATCAACTATTTGTAGAGATATCTAAACACAAACAAACACAGAAGAACTTACAAGAAGCACTTGAAAAGGTGAAAGAATTAGAACATTTAATAggtaataaaacaagaaaacaattactaattgataagaaaaatgcgATTTTTGTAACTCAATCACTTACAAATTTGAGGAATGTaag TACTGCCATAAGTACGAccaacaaatataaaaaatacaataatggACAAAATGATAACTTG CCCACACTTATTACATctcaattaaataatgatatgaTCAATAACACTATTAGCAATACAAATGCAAGTCAACAAACAGATTTGTCTTGTCCAGGAACAATGGCAAGTTCAAGAGAAactcataaattatattttcaaaaaatgtcACAAGGTATGCTATCTTCATTATTTGATAATCTAACACCAAAGTTTAAAGattcaaaatcaaaattaaataaaaatatacaaattgaaTCACacaatgaaaatgatatagCAAATCAGATGGAATCTGGGGATAAGTGCACAAcagatgaaaatttatatgaagTATCTAAAGAAAAGCATGAACAATTTGACAATTTTTCTGATTATTCTAATAGTGAACATGAGaacgatgaatataaaaatagaaattatcatTTGATGAGCATAGTAAAAAATTCTCAGGATTTACACACACG GATGATCAATAGTACAGATCATGATCTCACTTCTTACATAACAGATTCTAAAGAGAATGAACCCAAtgcacaatttttttctaaacaaatattatgtaatgaaaattttcaaaagcaGGCTAAAATTGTAAATCCGCAAGATTGTgattatcaatataaatttaaaatagatcAAGAAGAACTTACTGAAGATGGCTTCTCTGTTAAAttcaaaaatgataaatttgataaaacatATTCTGATTCTTGTTCAGAAGATTTTAGTACTAATGACATGACAAATGACatggatttaaaaatttcgagaAGTAAACAAAGAACTGATAATTCGGAAGTTGATTTGCCACAAAATGAAAGTATTTATGAGTATCAAAGTGATTcacataaaaatgaagaaaatccTTCCATGCAAAATATAGTGGATGATCTTCAATATAATCTAAGTCATATGCATGTTcaggatgaaaaaaatcatttgattAATGATCATGAAAActtaattgatttaaaattgGACACCCAGCATACTtatgatgaaaatgaaacaacTTCCATGTCTTTGCTAAAAGATGAATCTcaaggtataaaaaaatattcaacagTTAATTTCGAGCTTGatcaagaaataaaacattcaGAAATTGATAAAGATTATCCATTAATATATGACAATATTAGTTATTCTATTGATAAGGTAAAAGATGAActacaacaaaataattatgatgatCAACATACATCAACAAATTCTATAATGGAGAGTCAAAGAACAATATCTAATGGAATCAAAATGGAGTTTACTCaagaacaaaataatgatGTTAATACTGCATTACAAatggataagaaaaagaagtcatTAACTAATAATCATACAGCTAATAATTCTG AGATAAGTGCAAAGGATTTaaagaagcaagaaaaatTTCTGTCAACTGGATGCtccaaaataaataaaattttcggTGGTGGCATTCCTTGCCAAGGTATTACACAAATTTATGGTGCAGCTGGCACTGGAAAAACCCAATTAGCTCTTCAACTGTGTCTTACTGTACAATTACCTTTAAATGCAGGTGGTCTTGCTGCTG GtgcaatatatatttctactgAAGCTGCTTTTCCAGCAAAACGATTACACGAATTAGTTCAGAATTTAGATGTCATTCAGGACTATGATAACATAAATGGTGATATCATATTTGTGGAACACATTGCAActatt GAAGACTTAGAGTCATCTTTGCTTCATAGAGTgccaatattattaaatagacAAAAAATACGTCTACTAATTATTGATTCTATAGCTGCACCATATAGAGTGGAAGAATGGAATAATGAATCAAGAAACAGATCTAAAAGTCTAAGAACTGTGGGACAACAGCTacataaattatgtaaaaataatggtATTTTTATAGTTTGTATCAATCAG GTATCAGCAGttttagaaaataagaacAAGTATTGTGACATTAAAGAACAACCCGCTTTAGGAATTACATGGTCAAGCATGATAActaattctatatatttttatagaaaaaactCTATTCGTTATGCTTCTACTTTTTTGTCACCTTATTTGCCATGTAGAACCATACCATTTGAGATAAATATGTCTGGAGTTAAAGGAAtagaataa
- the LOC127063479 gene encoding iron-sulfur clusters transporter ABCB7, mitochondrial, which produces MLSVIINRQLFKVIRTDKSIWIRSSSTYITNISRQNILMKESRLINVGSNPLSIVGIRCCTGNVIDRAQKKKNVPQSKSIVSPVKYILAVTGITGGKPGQQKRNCFHPGASGLSRDAIGFKEQSSVTSTDMLKAMLKHIWPEDDPEIKKRVKIAVGLLIASKVLNVSVPFIFKYAVDILNKHSIESTGEAMLTIGSAPETITTIATSLLIGYGIARAGAAGCSELRNAVFAKVAQHSIRKIAKNVFLHMHNLDLAFHLSRQTGALSKVIDRGSRGINFVLSAMVFNVVPTIFELALVSTILGIKCGAEYANLALICVGVYTAFTLAVTQWRTKFRVYMNQAENEAGNKAIDSLINYETVKYFNNEKFEAERYDQSLQNYEAASLKTNTSLAMLNFGQNAIFSTALSLIMILATKNIMNGTMTVGDLVLVNGLLFQLSIPLGFLGSVYREVRQAFIDMQTMFTLMTMDTNIKTKENAVRLNIAQNNSDIEFKNINFQYVQGKPIFEDISFHIPSGKKIAIVGGSGCGKTTIVRLLYRFFEPQNGIVLVNGQNIQDVDINDLRRSIAIVPQDSVLFHETIFYNLHYGNLRKSKEEVYEAAKMANLHDSILKWPLGYETPVGERGLKLSGGEKQRVAIARAILKDSPILIFDEATSSLDSITENKILEALRRATKGRTSIVIAHRLSTVIDSDEIFVLDKGKLVENGTHSSLLSMQNSLYNKLWETQHIGMQTYLDETHERIRTGGSN; this is translated from the exons atGTTAAGTGTCATTATAAATCGTCAACTATTTAAAGTGATAAGAACTGACAAGAGTATTTGGATTAGGTCGTCATCTACATACATAACCAATATTTCaagacaaaatattttaatgaaagaaagtaGACTTATCAACGTTGGATCAAATCCTCTGTCAATCGTAGGAATAAGG TGTTGCACTGGAAATGTAATAGATCGGgcacagaaaaagaaaaatgttccaCAGTCAAAATCAATTGTCTCCcctgttaaatatatattggcAGTTACGGGTATAACTGGAGGAAAACCAGGGCAACAGAAAAGAAACTGTTTCCATCCTGGTGCATCTGGTTTAAGCAGAGATGCAATTGGATTCAAAGAACAATCATCAGTTACTTCTACAGATATGCTTAAGGCAATGCTCAAACACATCTGGCCAGAA GATGATccagaaattaaaaaaagagttaAGATAGCAGTTGGATTATTGATTGCTTCAAAAGTCTTAAATGTAAgtgttccttttatttttaaatatgctGTGGATATTTTGAACAAGCATAGCATTGAAAGTACTGGTGAAGCTATGTTGACTATAGGAAGTGCACCTGAAACTATTACTACAATTGCAACTTCATTACTCATAGGat ATGGGATTGCTCGCGCTGGTGCAGCTGGTTGTAGTGAATTGAGAAATGCAGTATTTGCAAAAGTTGCACAACATTCAATTAGAAAAATAGCTAAGAATGTTTTTTTACATATGCATAATCTTGATTTAGCATTTCATTTATCTAGACAAACTGGAGCACTGTCcaag gtAATAGATAGAGGAAGTCGTGgtattaattttgttctatCAGCCATGGTATTTAATGTTGTACCTACAATTTTTGAATTAGCTTTAGTTAGTACTATTTTGGGTATAAAATGTGGGGCTGAATATGCAAATTTAGCACTTATTTGCGTTGGCGTTTACACTGCCTTTACATTAGCAGTTACTCAATGGAGAACTAAATTTAGAGTATATATGAATCAAGCAGAAAATGAAGCAGGAAATAAAGCAATAGATTCACTCATTAATTATGAAACAGTAAAG TATttcaataatgaaaaattcgaaGCTGAAAGATATGATCAATCATTACAAAACTATGAAGCAGCTTCGTTAAAAACGAATACAAGTTTAGCTATGCTAAATTTTGGACAAAATGCTATCTTTAGTACTGCTTTAAGTCTTATAATGATATTAGCAACAAAGAATATTATGAATG gaACCATGACTGTTGGAGATTTAGTACTGGTTAATGgcttattatttcaattatcaaTACCTTTGGGATTTTTAGGTTCTGTTTATAGAGAAGTAAGACAAGCTTTTATTGATATGCAGACAATGTTCACTTTGATGACAATGGATACTAATATTAAG acaaaagaaaatgctGTAAGGTTGAATATTGCACAGAACAACTCTGATATtgaattcaaaaatattaattttcaatatgtgCAAGGCAAGCCCATTTTTGAAGATATATCTTTTCATATTCCAAGTGGGAAAAAAATTGCTATTGTAGGAGGATCTGGTTGTGg TAAGACCACGATAGTAAGACtactttatcgattttttgaaCCTCAAAATGGAATTGTTCTGGTTAATGGACAAAATATTCAAGATGTTGACATAAATGATCTTAGAAGATCTATAGCTATAGTACCTCAG GATTCAGTACTTTTCCATGAAACAATTTTCTATAACCTTCATTATGGTAATTTACGCAAGTCAAAGGAAGAAGTTTATGAAGCTGCTAAAATGGCAAATCTACATGATTCAATTTTAAAATGGCCACTAGGATATGAAACTCCTGTTGGAGAACGTGGTCTAAAATTGAGCGGAGGAGAAAAACAACGAGTGGCAATTGCTAGAGCAATCTTAAAAGACAGtcctatattaatttttgatgaAGCTACTTCTTCATTAGATTCTATTACAGAAAAT aaaatattAGAAGCATTACGTAGAGCAACAAAAGGACGTACATCAATTGTGATTGCACATCGTTTATCCACTGTCATAGACTCAGATGAAATTTTCGTGTTAGATAAAGGCAAATTAGTGGAAAATGGAACACATTCTTCTCTGTTATCGATGCAGAATtctctatataataaattatgggAAACACAACATATTGGTATGCAAACTTATTTGGATGAAACACATGAACGTATTAGAACTGGCGGGagcaattaa